A window of the Apostichopus japonicus isolate 1M-3 chromosome 8, ASM3797524v1, whole genome shotgun sequence genome harbors these coding sequences:
- the LOC139971828 gene encoding uncharacterized protein isoform X4 — protein sequence MTSTSDTFVPIVSSSPPPIDFGSSEDEDDEFGTFSAAKVEESDSSPEKAPKLDSRHFIPIDSPSGTQTNDLNSFDKAEENSINDETNLKSLDTDLSSDTGSVKGKQKNEAERTTTVFEMWDPPADIPSQPNPPTLSNGISHQESSHSSSDSLEFIQSGDRESEDTKVGDTHAGEGNFDMGIKTTSNELRDQDIANGTSVSLSSSISKTDTENREESNSGDFGSFHKPKEIESPETARTEIESSSIESPSNFEDNVSKVPSSRTGESGSVSEEDSVGIGSMSDGSGNDNIIKSKSELPIVGDTSIPSGINDNDHEFGDFGSFAKNVETTSKEVTTQEGDKGLSQGSGSASKVTEDDEFDEDFVSFQSTSVKNSSEEKSDLVLGSDNKFGTVDAKAMQQGVKLKSDPSKVLDKVGDEDDDDFAEFSAFKTDDHAPVLSGVSTSAATSKEPSFAAFDAFSGQESSTGSDWASFGTANSQKEKESNDHFGDFGNFEAPRSNLKFDDEDDEDDFASFESSRSSSSVNKGASLRVNQVLDGCFPNSAVSLISSLSISLQPLSSLINSSEAHPVSGSLKLANKSTNGLGVWAVLSDMENTKAMGYQWTKSDSKKKLLSSLGLDERNILASRLGGVPKFAPDLGMLQPSKPGEVPPQPETPLGQEEQSLPVEPTSLTWTSLQQKQRVPPPAPKVNRKQFRVLTQTSSTWKRRQSHPQPWPPRSRPSNRWMKS from the exons ATGACGTCCACCAGTGATACCTTTGTACCAATCGTGTCTTCTTCACCGCCCCCGATTGATTTTGGATCCagtgaagatgaagatgatgagTTTGGGACATTTTCTGCCGCCAAAGTTGAGGAATCTGACTCATCGCCAGAAAAGGCTCCCAAACTAGACAGCAGACATTTCATTCCAATCGACAGTCCTAGTGGAACGCAGACCAATGACTTGAATTCTTTTGATAAGGCAGAAGAGAATTCTATAAatgatgaaacaaatttgaaatctttgGATACTGATTTATCTAGTGATACTGGTAGTGTTAAAGGTAAGCAAAAAAATGAAGCAGAAAGGACCACAACCGTTTTTGAAATGTGGGACCCGCCAGCTGACATCCCGTCCCAGCCCAACCCTCCGACACTTTCCAACGGCATCTCCCATCAAGAGTCGTCCCACAGTTCAAGCGACAGTTTAGAATTCATACAAAGCGGTGACAGAGAGAGTGAGGACACTAAAGTTGGGGATACCCATGCTGGAGAAGGTAACTTTGATATGGGAATTAAAACAACCAGCAATGAACTAAGGGATCAAGATATAGCAAATGGTACTTCGGTGTCGTTATCGAGTTCCATTTCGAAAACAGACACTGAGAACAGGGAGGAAAGTAACTCGGGAGACTTTGGATCTTTCCACAAACCAAAAGAAATTGAATCCCCAGAAACTGCAAGAACAGAAATTGAATCTTCCAGCATTGAAAGTCCGAGCAATTTCGAAGATAACGTCTCGAAAGTTCCATCCTCCAGAACAGGGGAGAGCGGCAGCGTGTCGGAAGAAGATTCAGTCGGTATCGGTTCTATGTCAGATGGAAGCGGAAATGATAACATCATAAAATCAAAATCAGAACTTCCAATCGTAGGGGACACTTCTATACCCTCAGGTATTAATGACAATGACCATGAATTTGGTGATTTTGGTTCTTTTGCCAAAAACGTTGAGACTACTTCAAAAGAAGTGACTACTCAGGAAGGAGACAAAGGGCTTAGCCAGGGTAGTGGCTCTGCTAGCAAAGTCACGGAAGACGATGAATTTGACGAGGATTTTGTGTCTTTTCAGTCAACTTCTGTGAAAAACTCGTCGGAGGAGAAATCAGACTTAGTCTTAGGTAGTGATAATAAATTTGGGACTGTGGATGCCAAAGCAATGCAGCAAGGTGTCAAGTTAAAAAGTGATCCCAGCAAAGTTTTAGATAAAGTAGGTGATGAAGACGACGACGACTTTGCCGAATTTAGTGCTTTCAAAACCGACGACCATGCACCTGTTTTGTCAGGAGTAAGCACTTCAGCGGCTACTTCCAAAGAGCCAAGTTTTGCTGCATTTGATGCTTTCAGCGGTCAGGAAAGTTCTACAGGGAGTGATTGGGCCAGTTTTGGTACCGCGAATAGCCAAAAGGAAAAGGAATCGAACGATCACTTTGGtgattttggaaattttgaagCGCCTAGATCCAATCTGAAATTTGATGATGAGGATGACGAAGATGACTTTGCCTCTTTTGAATCATCGAGGAGCAGCTCGTCTGTCAATAAG GGTGCCAGTCTGAGGGTCAACCAAGTCCTCGATGGCTGTTTTCCTAATTCTGCTGTCTCTCTCATCTCAAGCCTTTCCATCTCCCTTCAACCTCTCTCGAGTTTGATTAACTCGTCAGAAGCCCACCCTGTCAGCGGTAGTCTGAAACTTGCAAATAAAAG TACAAATGGCTTAGGAGTTTGGGCAGTCCTAAGTGACATGGAAAATACCAAAGCCATGGGGTACCAGTGGACCAAGTCTGACAGTAAAAAGAAATTACTTTCCTCCCTCGGCCTGGACGAGCGGAACATC tTGGCATCAAGACTGGGTGGTGTGCCCAAGTTTGCACCTGATCTGGGGATGCTTCAACCTAGCAAACCAGGCGAGGTTCCTCCTCAACCAGAAACTCCGCTGGGACAAGAGGAACAGAGCCTTCCAGTAGAG CCAACAAGCTTAACTTGGACTTCTTTGCAACAGAAACAAAGAGTTCCACCCCCAGCTCCAAAAGTAAATCGAAAACAG
- the LOC139971828 gene encoding uncharacterized protein isoform X6 yields the protein MTSTSDTFVPIVSSSPPPIDFGSSEDEDDEFGTFSAAKVEESDSSPEKAPKLDSRHFIPIDSPSGTQTNDLNSFDKAEENSINDETNLKSLDTDLSSDTGSVKGKQKNEAERTTTVFEMWDPPADIPSQPNPPTLSNGISHQESSHSSSDSLEFIQSGDRESEDTKVGDTHAGEGNFDMGIKTTSNELRDQDIANGTSVSLSSSISKTDTENREESNSGDFGSFHKPKEIESPETARTEIESSSIESPSNFEDNVSKVPSSRTGESGSVSEEDSVGIGSMSDGSGNDNIIKSKSELPIVGDTSIPSGINDNDHEFGDFGSFAKNVETTSKEVTTQEGDKGLSQGSGSASKVTEDDEFDEDFVSFQSTSVKNSSEEKSDLVLGSDNKFGTVDAKAMQQGVKLKSDPSKVLDKVGDEDDDDFAEFSAFKTDDHAPVLSGVSTSAATSKEPSFAAFDAFSGQESSTGSDWASFGTANSQKEKESNDHFGDFGNFEAPRSNLKFDDEDDEDDFASFESSRSSSSVNKGASLRVNQVLDGCFPNSAVSLISSLSISLQPLSSLINSSEAHPVSGSLKLANKSTNGLGVWAVLSDMENTKAMGYQWTKSDSKKKLLSSLGLDERNILASRLGGVPKFAPDLGMLQPSKPGEVPPQPETPLGQEEQSLPVEFRVLTQTSSTWKRRQSHPQPWPPRSRPSNRWMKS from the exons ATGACGTCCACCAGTGATACCTTTGTACCAATCGTGTCTTCTTCACCGCCCCCGATTGATTTTGGATCCagtgaagatgaagatgatgagTTTGGGACATTTTCTGCCGCCAAAGTTGAGGAATCTGACTCATCGCCAGAAAAGGCTCCCAAACTAGACAGCAGACATTTCATTCCAATCGACAGTCCTAGTGGAACGCAGACCAATGACTTGAATTCTTTTGATAAGGCAGAAGAGAATTCTATAAatgatgaaacaaatttgaaatctttgGATACTGATTTATCTAGTGATACTGGTAGTGTTAAAGGTAAGCAAAAAAATGAAGCAGAAAGGACCACAACCGTTTTTGAAATGTGGGACCCGCCAGCTGACATCCCGTCCCAGCCCAACCCTCCGACACTTTCCAACGGCATCTCCCATCAAGAGTCGTCCCACAGTTCAAGCGACAGTTTAGAATTCATACAAAGCGGTGACAGAGAGAGTGAGGACACTAAAGTTGGGGATACCCATGCTGGAGAAGGTAACTTTGATATGGGAATTAAAACAACCAGCAATGAACTAAGGGATCAAGATATAGCAAATGGTACTTCGGTGTCGTTATCGAGTTCCATTTCGAAAACAGACACTGAGAACAGGGAGGAAAGTAACTCGGGAGACTTTGGATCTTTCCACAAACCAAAAGAAATTGAATCCCCAGAAACTGCAAGAACAGAAATTGAATCTTCCAGCATTGAAAGTCCGAGCAATTTCGAAGATAACGTCTCGAAAGTTCCATCCTCCAGAACAGGGGAGAGCGGCAGCGTGTCGGAAGAAGATTCAGTCGGTATCGGTTCTATGTCAGATGGAAGCGGAAATGATAACATCATAAAATCAAAATCAGAACTTCCAATCGTAGGGGACACTTCTATACCCTCAGGTATTAATGACAATGACCATGAATTTGGTGATTTTGGTTCTTTTGCCAAAAACGTTGAGACTACTTCAAAAGAAGTGACTACTCAGGAAGGAGACAAAGGGCTTAGCCAGGGTAGTGGCTCTGCTAGCAAAGTCACGGAAGACGATGAATTTGACGAGGATTTTGTGTCTTTTCAGTCAACTTCTGTGAAAAACTCGTCGGAGGAGAAATCAGACTTAGTCTTAGGTAGTGATAATAAATTTGGGACTGTGGATGCCAAAGCAATGCAGCAAGGTGTCAAGTTAAAAAGTGATCCCAGCAAAGTTTTAGATAAAGTAGGTGATGAAGACGACGACGACTTTGCCGAATTTAGTGCTTTCAAAACCGACGACCATGCACCTGTTTTGTCAGGAGTAAGCACTTCAGCGGCTACTTCCAAAGAGCCAAGTTTTGCTGCATTTGATGCTTTCAGCGGTCAGGAAAGTTCTACAGGGAGTGATTGGGCCAGTTTTGGTACCGCGAATAGCCAAAAGGAAAAGGAATCGAACGATCACTTTGGtgattttggaaattttgaagCGCCTAGATCCAATCTGAAATTTGATGATGAGGATGACGAAGATGACTTTGCCTCTTTTGAATCATCGAGGAGCAGCTCGTCTGTCAATAAG GGTGCCAGTCTGAGGGTCAACCAAGTCCTCGATGGCTGTTTTCCTAATTCTGCTGTCTCTCTCATCTCAAGCCTTTCCATCTCCCTTCAACCTCTCTCGAGTTTGATTAACTCGTCAGAAGCCCACCCTGTCAGCGGTAGTCTGAAACTTGCAAATAAAAG TACAAATGGCTTAGGAGTTTGGGCAGTCCTAAGTGACATGGAAAATACCAAAGCCATGGGGTACCAGTGGACCAAGTCTGACAGTAAAAAGAAATTACTTTCCTCCCTCGGCCTGGACGAGCGGAACATC tTGGCATCAAGACTGGGTGGTGTGCCCAAGTTTGCACCTGATCTGGGGATGCTTCAACCTAGCAAACCAGGCGAGGTTCCTCCTCAACCAGAAACTCCGCTGGGACAAGAGGAACAGAGCCTTCCAGTAGAG
- the LOC139971828 gene encoding uncharacterized protein isoform X5 has translation MTSTSDTFVPIVSSSPPPIDFGSSEDEDDEFGTFSAAKVEESDSSPEKAPKLDSRHFIPIDSPSGTQTNDLNSFDKAEENSINDETNLKSLDTDLSSDTGSVKGKQKNEAERTTTVFEMWDPPADIPSQPNPPTLSNGISHQESSHSSSDSLEFIQSGDRESEDTKVGDTHAGEGNFDMGIKTTSNELRDQDIANGTSVSLSSSISKTDTENREESNSGDFGSFHKPKEIESPETARTEIESSSIESPSNFEDNVSKVPSSRTGESGSVSEEDSVGIGSMSDGSGNDNIIKSKSELPIVGDTSIPSGINDNDHEFGDFGSFAKNVETTSKEVTTQEGDKGLSQGSGSASKVTEDDEFDEDFVSFQSTSVKNSSEEKSDLVLGSDNKFGTVDAKAMQQGVKLKSDPSKVLDKVGDEDDDDFAEFSAFKTDDHAPVLSGVSTSAATSKEPSFAAFDAFSGQESSTGSDWASFGTANSQKEKESNDHFGDFGNFEAPRSNLKFDDEDDEDDFASFESSRSSSSVNKGASLRVNQVLDGCFPNSAVSLISSLSISLQPLSSLINSSEAHPVSGSLKLANKSTNGLGVWAVLSDMENTKAMGYQWTKSDSKKKLLSSLGLDERNILASRLGGVPKFAPDLGMLQPSKPGEVPPQPETPLGQEEQSLPVEESVPKVEFDWSGSGLINPLDANKLNLDFFATETKSSTPSSKSKSKTGRLSRFFSSEY, from the exons ATGACGTCCACCAGTGATACCTTTGTACCAATCGTGTCTTCTTCACCGCCCCCGATTGATTTTGGATCCagtgaagatgaagatgatgagTTTGGGACATTTTCTGCCGCCAAAGTTGAGGAATCTGACTCATCGCCAGAAAAGGCTCCCAAACTAGACAGCAGACATTTCATTCCAATCGACAGTCCTAGTGGAACGCAGACCAATGACTTGAATTCTTTTGATAAGGCAGAAGAGAATTCTATAAatgatgaaacaaatttgaaatctttgGATACTGATTTATCTAGTGATACTGGTAGTGTTAAAGGTAAGCAAAAAAATGAAGCAGAAAGGACCACAACCGTTTTTGAAATGTGGGACCCGCCAGCTGACATCCCGTCCCAGCCCAACCCTCCGACACTTTCCAACGGCATCTCCCATCAAGAGTCGTCCCACAGTTCAAGCGACAGTTTAGAATTCATACAAAGCGGTGACAGAGAGAGTGAGGACACTAAAGTTGGGGATACCCATGCTGGAGAAGGTAACTTTGATATGGGAATTAAAACAACCAGCAATGAACTAAGGGATCAAGATATAGCAAATGGTACTTCGGTGTCGTTATCGAGTTCCATTTCGAAAACAGACACTGAGAACAGGGAGGAAAGTAACTCGGGAGACTTTGGATCTTTCCACAAACCAAAAGAAATTGAATCCCCAGAAACTGCAAGAACAGAAATTGAATCTTCCAGCATTGAAAGTCCGAGCAATTTCGAAGATAACGTCTCGAAAGTTCCATCCTCCAGAACAGGGGAGAGCGGCAGCGTGTCGGAAGAAGATTCAGTCGGTATCGGTTCTATGTCAGATGGAAGCGGAAATGATAACATCATAAAATCAAAATCAGAACTTCCAATCGTAGGGGACACTTCTATACCCTCAGGTATTAATGACAATGACCATGAATTTGGTGATTTTGGTTCTTTTGCCAAAAACGTTGAGACTACTTCAAAAGAAGTGACTACTCAGGAAGGAGACAAAGGGCTTAGCCAGGGTAGTGGCTCTGCTAGCAAAGTCACGGAAGACGATGAATTTGACGAGGATTTTGTGTCTTTTCAGTCAACTTCTGTGAAAAACTCGTCGGAGGAGAAATCAGACTTAGTCTTAGGTAGTGATAATAAATTTGGGACTGTGGATGCCAAAGCAATGCAGCAAGGTGTCAAGTTAAAAAGTGATCCCAGCAAAGTTTTAGATAAAGTAGGTGATGAAGACGACGACGACTTTGCCGAATTTAGTGCTTTCAAAACCGACGACCATGCACCTGTTTTGTCAGGAGTAAGCACTTCAGCGGCTACTTCCAAAGAGCCAAGTTTTGCTGCATTTGATGCTTTCAGCGGTCAGGAAAGTTCTACAGGGAGTGATTGGGCCAGTTTTGGTACCGCGAATAGCCAAAAGGAAAAGGAATCGAACGATCACTTTGGtgattttggaaattttgaagCGCCTAGATCCAATCTGAAATTTGATGATGAGGATGACGAAGATGACTTTGCCTCTTTTGAATCATCGAGGAGCAGCTCGTCTGTCAATAAG GGTGCCAGTCTGAGGGTCAACCAAGTCCTCGATGGCTGTTTTCCTAATTCTGCTGTCTCTCTCATCTCAAGCCTTTCCATCTCCCTTCAACCTCTCTCGAGTTTGATTAACTCGTCAGAAGCCCACCCTGTCAGCGGTAGTCTGAAACTTGCAAATAAAAG TACAAATGGCTTAGGAGTTTGGGCAGTCCTAAGTGACATGGAAAATACCAAAGCCATGGGGTACCAGTGGACCAAGTCTGACAGTAAAAAGAAATTACTTTCCTCCCTCGGCCTGGACGAGCGGAACATC tTGGCATCAAGACTGGGTGGTGTGCCCAAGTTTGCACCTGATCTGGGGATGCTTCAACCTAGCAAACCAGGCGAGGTTCCTCCTCAACCAGAAACTCCGCTGGGACAAGAGGAACAGAGCCTTCCAGTAGAG gAATCTGTGCCTAAAGTAGAATTTGATTGGAGCGGGAGTGGACTCATCAATCCTCTAGATG CCAACAAGCTTAACTTGGACTTCTTTGCAACAGAAACAAAGAGTTCCACCCCCAGCTCCAAAAGTAAATCGAAAACAG